Proteins encoded within one genomic window of Phototrophicus methaneseepsis:
- a CDS encoding carbonic anhydrase: MSAYGDWDCPLCNTGKMQSPINIIPTETKELGKLEFHYVPEVLKLEDTEFNILMMCSGESTLVYNNQTYTLQQYHFHHPGEHTINGEPYAMELHFVHSNDAGDMLVVAVMLTIGASEHPGYDALWQQLPITGNNASAEDTPLDLSALFPADTAHFYHYIGSLTTPPCTENIQWFILADPVALSQQQVAAYGAYRTGNNRPIQATNARPIYSNTMPNAT; encoded by the coding sequence ATGTCCGCTTATGGCGATTGGGACTGCCCACTTTGTAATACCGGGAAAATGCAATCCCCTATCAATATCATCCCTACAGAGACGAAAGAACTGGGGAAGTTAGAATTCCACTATGTGCCAGAAGTGCTCAAGCTAGAAGACACCGAATTCAATATCCTCATGATGTGCAGTGGAGAGAGCACGCTGGTCTATAACAACCAGACGTACACATTGCAACAATACCACTTTCACCATCCTGGGGAGCACACCATCAACGGAGAGCCTTACGCTATGGAGCTTCATTTCGTCCATAGCAATGATGCCGGAGACATGCTGGTTGTGGCCGTTATGCTAACCATTGGCGCGTCCGAACACCCTGGCTATGATGCTCTGTGGCAGCAGCTCCCGATTACGGGTAACAATGCCTCAGCAGAAGACACACCTCTTGATCTATCAGCGCTGTTCCCGGCAGATACAGCACATTTCTATCACTATATAGGGTCACTCACGACACCGCCCTGCACAGAAAATATCCAGTGGTTCATCCTGGCAGATCCCGTTGCCTTATCCCAGCAGCAGGTAGCAGCTTACGGGGCTTATCGCACAGGCAACAATCGCCCGATACAAGCTACGAACGCTCGCCCTATTTATTCAAATACAATGCCGAATGCGACTTAG
- a CDS encoding SH3 domain-containing protein: MFRYIMLLSVLLSMMVGVATVAQEEEEEPPPRPVAGNIYGLVTVDLADIRTGPDFAYPTIGQLPLNASVVVYGRSGDFFNRWDGRQWLEIDYGNSHAWIYARLLRTSIAFNSIPPTGRLLPRNADGRVPDVFDLSTDLCAQWPTSPFTQSAGDFYGGQEEIEVTYPGMPGANVYSVIVISPEGVRRAFDSETTIATIRLASLPAEGGTYTWRVAPYWTDSPYRYRWQQVCLLRTGGTIEVPPYEERIREE, from the coding sequence ATGTTCCGCTATATCATGTTGTTGAGTGTGCTTTTATCGATGATGGTGGGTGTGGCTACTGTTGCCCAGGAGGAGGAAGAAGAGCCGCCGCCACGGCCTGTCGCAGGGAATATCTATGGCCTGGTGACAGTCGATCTGGCAGATATACGCACGGGGCCGGATTTCGCTTATCCGACTATCGGGCAGTTGCCATTGAATGCATCTGTCGTTGTTTATGGCCGCTCTGGCGATTTTTTCAATCGGTGGGATGGGCGGCAATGGCTGGAAATCGACTATGGTAACAGCCACGCCTGGATTTATGCGCGCTTATTGCGTACCAGCATCGCGTTTAATAGTATCCCCCCCACTGGGCGCTTGCTGCCACGCAATGCTGACGGTCGTGTGCCGGATGTCTTCGACCTTTCGACAGATTTGTGTGCTCAATGGCCGACAAGTCCTTTCACACAATCAGCAGGGGATTTTTACGGTGGGCAGGAAGAAATTGAAGTGACATATCCGGGGATGCCGGGTGCCAACGTCTACAGTGTGATTGTCATCTCGCCGGAGGGTGTACGCCGCGCATTCGACAGTGAGACGACCATAGCGACGATTCGCCTCGCAAGCTTGCCCGCGGAAGGTGGTACTTATACCTGGCGTGTCGCGCCTTACTGGACAGATTCACCTTATCGCTACCGCTGGCAGCAGGTTTGTCTGCTCCGTACAGGCGGCACGATTGAAGTCCCGCCTTATGAGGAGCGCATCAGAGAGGAATAA
- a CDS encoding glycoside hydrolase family 3 N-terminal domain-containing protein, with translation MSNAIYLDSSKTINERVSDLIEQMTLDEKVAQLGSFWVYEVLNGVLLDPDKAAALMPHGIGQVTRVGGASNVTPKESAELNNAIQKWLLDNTRLKIPAVIHEESCSGYMANGATVFPQTIGVASTWDPELTEAMGEIIRRQMRAVGAHHALAPVLDVTRDARWGRMEETYGEDPYLVSRMGGAYIKGLQGEDLKSGIVATGKHFVGYGLSEGGMNWAPVHIPERELREVYLLPFEAAIRAIGLGSIMNGYHELDGVPCAANKRLLTDILRGEWGFEGTVVSDYFAVNMLEEHHHLAADKCESAKIALMSGIDIELPGTDCYGSPLKDAVESGYISMDLLDTALRRLLTQKFALGVFDHPFVDATTVTFDTLDERAVARELAQKSIVLLKNDGGLLPLSKEIGSLAVIGPNADTVRNLFGDYTYPAHIETLLESKKDNPLGMPAPKDVDVDNLEDFIPAMSILQAIKETVSAGTTVTYAKGCDVLTESRDGFAAAVEVAQQADVAVMVMGDKAGLTDDCTTGEARDRAILDLPGVQQDLVRAIYETGTPLVLVLLTGRPVTLNWIAEDVPAIVEAWFPSEEGGPAVADVLFGDVNPSGKLPVTFPQAVGQVPIFYGHRPSGGRSMWKVNYVETSSKPLYPFGYGLSYTTFAYDNLRIQAEDATAQGSVRVQVDVTNTGDRTGDEIVQLYTHTTRASVTRPIKELKGFKRVTLQPGETRTVTFEIAVKQFAYYGMDMRYVVTPGEVEVMVGASAIDLPLKDSFTIAGDETEITEKAFFTTVSVD, from the coding sequence GTCAGGTGACGCGCGTTGGTGGTGCGAGTAACGTCACGCCAAAAGAATCTGCCGAGTTAAATAATGCGATCCAGAAGTGGCTGCTGGATAACACGCGTTTGAAGATACCGGCTGTTATCCACGAAGAGAGCTGTTCAGGGTACATGGCAAACGGTGCAACTGTCTTCCCACAGACGATAGGTGTTGCCAGCACATGGGACCCTGAACTGACAGAAGCGATGGGCGAGATCATCCGTCGGCAGATGCGGGCTGTTGGCGCACATCATGCCCTTGCGCCCGTTTTAGACGTCACACGAGATGCCCGTTGGGGCCGTATGGAAGAAACATATGGCGAAGACCCTTATCTCGTGTCGCGTATGGGCGGCGCCTACATCAAAGGCTTACAAGGTGAAGATTTAAAATCTGGCATTGTAGCGACGGGCAAGCATTTTGTCGGCTATGGCCTGAGTGAGGGGGGCATGAACTGGGCCCCGGTGCATATCCCAGAGCGTGAACTGCGCGAAGTCTACTTGTTGCCTTTTGAAGCCGCAATCCGGGCGATTGGCCTTGGTTCCATCATGAATGGTTATCATGAGTTGGATGGGGTACCGTGTGCGGCCAATAAGCGCTTGTTGACCGATATTCTGCGCGGTGAATGGGGTTTTGAAGGCACAGTTGTCTCTGATTACTTCGCAGTGAATATGCTGGAAGAGCATCATCATCTGGCGGCTGATAAATGTGAATCAGCAAAAATTGCCTTGATGTCGGGCATTGATATTGAACTGCCGGGGACAGATTGCTACGGTAGCCCGCTGAAGGATGCTGTCGAAAGCGGTTACATCAGCATGGATTTGCTGGATACAGCGTTGCGCCGCCTCTTGACGCAGAAATTCGCCCTGGGCGTGTTTGATCATCCCTTTGTGGATGCCACGACGGTGACGTTCGATACGCTGGATGAACGCGCTGTTGCCCGTGAACTGGCGCAGAAATCCATTGTTCTGCTGAAGAACGACGGCGGCTTGCTGCCGCTCTCGAAAGAAATAGGCTCTCTGGCTGTGATTGGCCCGAATGCGGACACCGTACGCAATCTATTCGGTGATTACACCTACCCAGCACACATTGAAACACTCCTAGAGAGCAAAAAGGATAATCCGCTCGGTATGCCTGCGCCTAAGGATGTCGATGTGGATAACCTGGAAGACTTCATCCCGGCGATGAGTATCCTACAGGCGATTAAGGAAACAGTCAGCGCGGGAACAACGGTGACATATGCAAAAGGTTGTGATGTCCTCACGGAATCGCGAGATGGCTTTGCGGCTGCTGTAGAAGTGGCTCAACAAGCCGATGTCGCCGTGATGGTAATGGGTGACAAGGCTGGGCTGACGGATGATTGCACCACGGGCGAAGCACGCGACCGGGCCATCCTGGATTTACCTGGCGTCCAGCAAGATTTGGTGCGCGCAATTTATGAAACAGGCACGCCCCTGGTCCTGGTTCTGCTCACAGGGCGTCCTGTGACGCTGAACTGGATTGCTGAAGACGTCCCGGCCATTGTTGAAGCCTGGTTCCCTTCAGAAGAAGGCGGGCCTGCTGTAGCCGATGTGCTCTTTGGCGATGTGAACCCAAGTGGTAAGTTGCCTGTTACCTTCCCGCAGGCCGTTGGTCAGGTACCCATCTTTTACGGGCACCGTCCATCCGGTGGGCGCTCGATGTGGAAGGTCAATTATGTGGAGACAAGCTCTAAGCCCTTGTATCCCTTTGGCTATGGCCTGAGCTATACCACCTTTGCCTATGATAATCTGCGCATTCAGGCCGAGGATGCTACTGCTCAAGGCAGCGTACGGGTGCAGGTCGATGTGACCAACACAGGTGATCGTACGGGTGATGAAATCGTCCAGTTATACACGCATACAACCCGTGCTAGCGTCACCCGCCCGATTAAGGAACTGAAGGGCTTTAAGCGTGTGACCTTACAGCCAGGGGAAACACGCACCGTAACCTTTGAGATTGCGGTCAAACAATTTGCTTATTATGGCATGGATATGCGCTATGTGGTGACGCCTGGTGAGGTCGAAGTCATGGTGGGGGCTTCAGCGATAGATCTACCGCTGAAGGATAGCTTCACCATTGCTGGTGACGAGACTGAAATCACAGAAAAAGCCTTCTTCACGACCGTTTCTGTGGACTAA
- a CDS encoding glycoside hydrolase family 2 protein, translating into MNQQQRSAPHDDLFKAIRLTGNWQVYSIPLDQLFSPNDTPLTTTQSLYNVPECAHLQTALYPDRPYWGNHLRKINEQAWIYHRTFQKPEGPYKRVRLRFEGVDYFAEVWVNDVFVGQHEGHFAPFDFDITAILDDLEAGDEVVITVRVTSPWDAPNPSGTYPSDHIVRHLVKGLYEHGEGVIPPNVNPLGIWRPVWLLLDQGISIDHMRIRTELNGHVDVRLRVHNSTSQPWQGQLQLQVSAHNHDGEGVTKHLDIEVPPSTHTIDHTLQIPDVRLWWPWDQGLPNLYQLDATLSNQDQAPTAHKRAKFGVRTVHLERTPQRFTYWINERPVYIRGISYIPSLYLSECTEATLSRDLALAKDANLNLLRVHVHVSPSELYDLCDEAGMLVWQDFELNWIHDSSLAFEQRARDLQHDMIGMLQNHASIMTWACHNEPTMVLMRRQNLEYHPDPALYADAQQQDPTRPVFICSGQIEEDWQRSGDSHSYYGAIWSSRYTDVYKHYPLINTEFGVETPAALETLRAYPDTWQRLDHLDEPTIDSIWAYQAVLTQYHVEHFRRLRSLSCAGYIHFWLADLVPQVGCGVLDAHRIPKGGYDALRRASQPLHIALEHDGRQPKALWIFNDTQQAYQDVTIRWQIKDQHGQTRHEGETSFYIQANASQEVMPVQWPIARRNCAEIRLSVHTADGDLLCENDYKRPFQPLKRPRGYPWKFNRYLGTKVFDRDDAPSLTNETVNPLVKLLPLRLREPLAELMLRQQLPLKFISWVAQVVDFVTGVKKTAPTQYKNRGAS; encoded by the coding sequence ATGAATCAACAACAGCGTTCAGCACCCCATGATGACCTGTTTAAAGCCATCCGTTTAACGGGGAACTGGCAGGTCTACTCCATACCGCTAGATCAGCTTTTCTCCCCCAACGACACGCCCCTCACGACCACACAATCCCTTTATAATGTGCCGGAATGTGCCCATTTGCAGACGGCACTTTATCCTGATCGACCTTATTGGGGCAACCATCTACGCAAAATCAACGAACAAGCCTGGATCTATCACCGGACTTTCCAGAAGCCTGAAGGCCCCTATAAGCGGGTTCGTCTTCGCTTTGAAGGTGTCGATTATTTTGCAGAGGTGTGGGTGAATGATGTCTTTGTGGGGCAGCATGAAGGGCATTTTGCACCCTTTGATTTTGATATAACGGCTATTCTGGACGATTTAGAGGCTGGCGACGAAGTTGTCATCACCGTACGGGTGACATCCCCCTGGGACGCACCAAACCCATCCGGCACCTATCCATCAGATCACATCGTGCGGCACCTCGTCAAAGGGTTGTATGAACACGGGGAGGGTGTCATCCCCCCAAACGTGAATCCGCTAGGTATCTGGCGGCCCGTCTGGCTGCTGCTGGACCAGGGCATCAGCATTGACCATATGCGGATACGGACTGAACTCAATGGTCATGTTGATGTCCGGCTGCGTGTGCATAACAGCACGTCACAACCATGGCAGGGGCAATTACAACTCCAGGTCAGCGCTCATAATCACGACGGTGAGGGTGTAACGAAGCATCTCGATATCGAGGTACCGCCGAGTACCCACACAATCGATCATACCTTGCAGATTCCCGATGTTCGCTTATGGTGGCCGTGGGATCAGGGCTTGCCGAATCTGTATCAGCTTGATGCAACGTTATCCAACCAGGATCAGGCCCCGACAGCCCATAAACGGGCGAAGTTTGGCGTGCGTACGGTCCATCTGGAACGCACACCGCAACGATTTACCTATTGGATCAACGAGCGGCCCGTCTACATACGCGGCATCTCTTATATTCCATCGCTTTACCTCTCCGAATGCACAGAGGCGACATTGTCGCGTGATCTTGCCCTGGCAAAAGACGCGAACCTGAATTTACTGCGCGTCCATGTGCACGTCTCGCCGTCGGAGCTATACGACCTGTGTGACGAAGCCGGGATGCTCGTCTGGCAAGATTTTGAGCTGAATTGGATTCATGATAGTTCACTGGCATTTGAGCAGCGCGCCCGCGATTTACAACACGATATGATTGGGATGCTGCAAAATCACGCTTCGATTATGACCTGGGCCTGCCATAATGAGCCGACTATGGTCCTCATGCGCCGCCAGAATCTGGAATATCACCCTGACCCGGCTCTCTATGCGGATGCCCAACAACAGGACCCAACTCGCCCTGTTTTTATCTGCTCCGGGCAGATCGAGGAAGACTGGCAGCGATCCGGGGATTCTCACTCATACTATGGGGCCATCTGGAGCAGCCGCTACACCGACGTATACAAACACTATCCGCTCATCAACACGGAGTTTGGTGTCGAAACGCCTGCCGCGTTAGAGACCCTGCGCGCCTATCCGGATACATGGCAGCGGCTTGATCACCTGGATGAACCAACGATTGACTCCATATGGGCTTATCAGGCTGTACTGACCCAGTATCATGTTGAGCACTTCCGGCGTTTGAGGTCATTATCCTGTGCGGGCTATATTCACTTCTGGCTGGCTGATCTCGTCCCGCAGGTGGGATGTGGCGTATTAGATGCACATCGCATCCCCAAAGGGGGCTACGATGCCCTGCGACGAGCTTCTCAGCCACTGCATATTGCCCTTGAACATGATGGACGTCAGCCTAAAGCCTTGTGGATCTTCAATGATACACAGCAAGCTTATCAAGATGTCACGATCCGCTGGCAAATCAAAGACCAGCACGGGCAAACTCGCCATGAAGGCGAAACATCTTTCTATATTCAAGCAAACGCCTCTCAAGAAGTGATGCCTGTTCAATGGCCTATTGCACGGCGCAATTGTGCAGAAATCCGGCTCAGCGTCCACACAGCCGATGGTGACCTGCTCTGCGAAAATGACTATAAGCGGCCTTTCCAACCATTAAAGCGCCCAAGAGGTTACCCCTGGAAGTTCAATCGTTACCTGGGCACCAAAGTATTTGATCGGGATGATGCTCCCAGCCTGACCAATGAGACGGTCAATCCGTTGGTCAAGCTGCTGCCCTTGCGCCTGCGCGAACCCCTTGCGGAGTTGATGTTACGACAGCAGCTACCGCTCAAGTTCATCTCATGGGTTGCACAAGTGGTTGATTTTGTAACAGGGGTGAAAAAAACAGCGCCAACGCAATATAAAAACCGGGGCGCATCATAA
- a CDS encoding radical SAM protein: protein MQLSKRDLYRFPWSGNDNPIGWLEVTDRCNTYCRGCYRINGMQGHKSLEQVKEEIALLKKWRNCDNISVAGGEPLIHPDILDIIAYIRSLKMKPLILTNGIKLDHDRPFMVELKKAGVTGFTFHIDSEQQRPHWKGKSETDLFELRQHFADMAHSIGGLYVSFGMTVYPANIDFVPQLVKWANRNIDRVNGLVFISFRNAALEGEYDYFAGGRPINPQTSYVADSMEESYLTSVDIYNKIKEDFPHYEASSYMGGSQTEDKITWLVSAQLGTRKNMYGSAGAKMMELFQVFHHLRYGTYMIYSPRNTVPKIALLAGSFDKGIRATVGKLWEGIRKNPVELLRPVYMQSIGIIQGPDLLEDGRVDMCESCPDMTVWDGRLVHSCRMDEWRLYGNYVTVQPHSAVINTENIPVNEVAQAPASAEVTVE from the coding sequence ATGCAGTTGTCAAAGCGTGATCTCTATCGGTTTCCGTGGTCAGGCAACGATAACCCTATCGGGTGGTTGGAAGTGACTGACAGGTGTAATACTTATTGCCGTGGGTGCTATCGCATTAACGGCATGCAGGGGCACAAATCTCTGGAACAGGTGAAAGAGGAGATTGCCCTCCTGAAGAAGTGGCGGAACTGCGATAATATCTCCGTCGCAGGTGGTGAGCCGCTCATCCATCCAGACATCCTGGATATTATCGCTTATATCCGCAGTCTGAAGATGAAACCGCTCATCCTCACCAACGGCATCAAGCTAGACCATGATCGCCCCTTTATGGTTGAGCTGAAAAAAGCTGGTGTAACGGGCTTCACCTTCCACATTGATAGTGAGCAGCAGCGCCCTCATTGGAAGGGCAAGTCGGAGACGGATCTCTTCGAACTACGGCAGCACTTTGCCGATATGGCCCACTCCATTGGTGGGTTGTACGTTAGCTTTGGCATGACCGTTTACCCGGCCAACATTGACTTCGTGCCCCAGTTGGTGAAATGGGCCAATAGGAATATTGATCGTGTGAATGGCCTTGTGTTCATCAGCTTCCGCAATGCGGCGTTAGAGGGCGAATATGACTATTTTGCAGGTGGACGCCCCATCAACCCGCAGACGAGCTATGTGGCTGATTCGATGGAAGAATCTTATCTGACCTCCGTCGATATTTATAACAAGATCAAAGAAGATTTCCCGCATTACGAAGCATCCTCTTATATGGGTGGCAGCCAGACAGAAGATAAAATTACATGGCTGGTCTCGGCACAATTAGGTACCAGGAAGAACATGTATGGCTCTGCTGGTGCAAAGATGATGGAGTTATTCCAGGTTTTCCATCATCTGCGTTATGGCACCTATATGATTTATTCGCCGCGCAACACTGTGCCGAAGATCGCTCTGCTGGCGGGTTCGTTCGATAAGGGTATTCGGGCAACGGTTGGCAAGCTGTGGGAAGGCATTCGTAAGAACCCGGTCGAGCTTTTGCGTCCGGTCTATATGCAGAGCATAGGCATCATTCAGGGGCCGGATCTGTTGGAGGATGGCCGCGTCGATATGTGCGAAAGCTGCCCGGATATGACAGTTTGGGATGGGCGTCTTGTGCATTCATGCCGTATGGATGAATGGCGTCTCTATGGCAACTACGTAACCGTTCAACCGCATTCAGCAGTGATTAATACGGAAAATATCCCCGTCAATGAAGTGGCACAGGCGCCAGCATCTGCTGAAGTCACAGTCGAGTAA
- a CDS encoding substrate-binding domain-containing protein, with the protein MNKTERQQKILELINDTSSQQDLLSTRDLAQNLNISETTIRRDFQELADAGLILRQHGGALPQKQRTRANIRGEIGVLLVSRMDRYSDPFFNEVLEGADQRLTELGYRTAYVKTYYHVATVPQTKALLESNPVDGILMLGTHKFAESVTYLRQHIEHLVTTVHSIGREYDLITFDGFDGMQMVTQHLIRLGHQRIGFITGYKDFRYQGFMQAIHENGLDDDPTLHVEIKAGLDGWLPEMGEQGAAQLMALKTPPTAIACASDRIAVGVMQWLLKNGHRVPEDIAVTGFDNIQESAFTFPPLTTVHVHKAYMGKLAAERIVQRIEDPDEISLQITTPTSLIVRQSCGGQADE; encoded by the coding sequence ATGAATAAAACTGAACGTCAACAAAAAATACTTGAACTGATCAACGACACCAGCAGCCAACAGGATTTATTGAGCACGCGGGACCTGGCACAAAACCTCAACATCTCAGAAACGACGATTCGTCGTGACTTCCAGGAGTTGGCAGACGCAGGCTTGATCTTGCGCCAGCACGGGGGCGCTTTACCCCAAAAACAGCGCACAAGGGCCAATATACGGGGTGAGATTGGGGTCTTGCTCGTCTCAAGGATGGACCGCTATTCTGACCCGTTCTTCAATGAAGTGTTGGAGGGTGCAGATCAGCGCCTGACGGAATTGGGCTATCGCACAGCCTACGTAAAAACCTACTACCATGTAGCTACCGTCCCCCAAACAAAGGCCTTGTTGGAATCCAACCCGGTAGATGGCATCCTGATGCTGGGCACACACAAATTCGCAGAAAGCGTCACTTACCTTCGCCAGCATATTGAGCATCTCGTCACAACGGTGCATTCGATAGGCCGTGAATATGATCTCATCACATTTGATGGCTTCGATGGGATGCAGATGGTCACGCAACACCTGATTCGCCTGGGGCATCAACGTATTGGCTTTATCACAGGATATAAGGACTTTCGCTATCAAGGTTTTATGCAGGCTATCCATGAGAACGGTCTGGATGATGACCCGACCCTACATGTGGAAATTAAAGCAGGCCTCGACGGTTGGCTGCCGGAAATGGGCGAGCAGGGCGCAGCCCAGCTCATGGCGCTAAAGACCCCGCCGACAGCTATCGCCTGTGCCTCAGATCGCATTGCGGTTGGTGTCATGCAATGGTTGCTCAAGAATGGGCATCGTGTGCCGGAAGATATTGCTGTGACGGGTTTCGATAATATTCAGGAGTCAGCCTTCACCTTCCCGCCGCTGACGACCGTCCATGTTCATAAGGCTTATATGGGCAAGCTCGCTGCCGAGCGCATTGTGCAGCGTATCGAAGACCCGGACGAAATCTCTTTGCAAATTACCACGCCCACTTCGCTGATTGTGAGGCAATCCTGTGGCGGCCAAGCAGATGAATGA